The Streptomyces sp. RKAG293 genome includes a region encoding these proteins:
- a CDS encoding DNA polymerase III subunit alpha, whose translation MSFTHLHTASGFSLRYGASHPGALAERAAWHAMDALALTDRDTVSGLVRFAAACTAGGVRPVFGVDLAVEPAPPVSVLGPAPGTAPARRRTPVRGGAYIDESAPRIVLLARDAAGWAALCRLVSAAHAGGDRPLLRWADLERQSADGLTVLLGPASEPVRALSAGRPDIAERLLAPWRERFGEDLRLEAVDHGIPGAGPGSLRLAAHTVGLADRLGIPAVVTNAVRYADPAQHRVADVLDAARLLRPIDRRRLDSGQRWLKSPQDMARAAERIAGAAGRGRGGAARLLAATRETADACRIDPKADLGMGRPHFPEPELAGATAATAGRVLRERAEAGLARRGLEHAPDARRRLDAELTIIGKLGFETYFLTVASVVSDARDLGIRVAARGSGAGSMVNYALGISNVDPLEHHLVFERFMSLRRHSLPDIDLDTESARRLDVYRAVIGRFGPARIATVAMPETYRARHAIRDTGAALSLPPWEIDRLAKSFPHIRARDVRGALAELPELREVAAHADRYGPLWELVEALDGLPRGVAMHPCGVLLSNASLLDRTPVMPTSGEAFPMSQFDKEDVEAMGLLKLDILGVRMWSAMAHATAEIRRATGRDIDLEDRAQVPPDDPAAFELIRASDTLGMFQLESPGQRDLLARLQPTTVDDIVADISLFRPGPVAGGMPEQYIAARHSTRPPRYPHRDLEPVLRDTFGVTIWHEQIIGIIAALTRCEPDLAEEARRCLADPVRRPKVRKWFHREAAAHGYAPAVLAEVWGILEAFGAYGFARAHAAAFAVPALQSAWLKAHFAAALYAGLLEHDPGMWPKRVILADARRHGVPILPLDVNASRSAYVIELESDKWGLRLALSEVRGMSEAEAGRIEAGQPYSSPADLWERARPSRPVLERLVQVGALDPLAAGLTRRDLLLQVSELHRQGRAAVPGGQLALAAQESAVPAGLPDMNAGERTGAELEVLGMDTTQHLMEHHHALLEELDTTPARRLHEVRHGETVLVAGIRASTQTPPIASGKRIIFVTLDDGSGLVDLAFFEDSHQQAAHTVFHSGLLLVRGTLQRRGKRAFSVVGSAAWDLAELADLHQDGGLAAVAARLAEPAAGPVADSTADAAAGSTADPGARPGADAADPVGGRRIRHETGAELHPWADLQPPGDRTAPSRKLWHSSQGSAG comes from the coding sequence ATGTCGTTTACGCACCTCCACACCGCGAGCGGTTTCTCCCTCCGCTACGGGGCCAGCCACCCCGGGGCCCTCGCCGAGCGGGCCGCGTGGCACGCCATGGACGCCCTCGCGCTGACCGACCGGGACACCGTCTCGGGCCTCGTGCGGTTCGCGGCGGCATGCACCGCGGGCGGTGTGCGCCCGGTCTTCGGCGTGGACCTCGCCGTCGAACCCGCCCCTCCCGTTTCCGTCCTCGGCCCGGCTCCCGGGACCGCCCCCGCCCGGCGGCGCACCCCGGTGCGCGGTGGCGCGTACATCGACGAGTCGGCGCCCCGGATCGTCCTGCTGGCGCGGGACGCGGCCGGCTGGGCCGCGCTGTGCCGGCTGGTCAGCGCCGCCCATGCGGGCGGCGACCGCCCGCTGCTGCGCTGGGCGGACCTGGAACGGCAGTCGGCCGACGGTCTGACGGTGCTGCTGGGACCGGCCTCCGAGCCGGTACGGGCGCTGTCCGCGGGCCGCCCGGACATCGCGGAGCGACTGCTCGCACCGTGGCGCGAGCGGTTCGGCGAGGACCTGCGGCTGGAAGCGGTGGACCACGGGATCCCCGGTGCGGGACCGGGCTCCCTGCGGCTCGCCGCGCACACGGTGGGGCTGGCCGACCGGCTGGGCATCCCCGCCGTCGTCACCAACGCGGTCCGCTACGCGGATCCCGCGCAGCACCGGGTGGCCGACGTGCTGGACGCGGCCCGGCTGCTGCGGCCGATCGACCGCCGCCGGCTGGACTCCGGACAGCGCTGGCTGAAGAGCCCGCAGGACATGGCGCGGGCCGCGGAACGGATCGCCGGGGCCGCCGGGCGCGGGCGCGGTGGCGCCGCCCGGCTCCTGGCGGCGACGCGGGAGACGGCGGACGCGTGCCGGATCGACCCGAAGGCCGATCTGGGCATGGGCAGGCCGCACTTCCCGGAACCCGAACTGGCCGGGGCGACCGCGGCCACCGCCGGCCGGGTGCTGCGCGAGCGCGCCGAAGCCGGTCTGGCCCGGCGCGGCCTGGAGCACGCGCCGGACGCCCGGCGCCGGCTGGACGCGGAACTGACGATCATCGGCAAGCTCGGTTTCGAGACGTACTTCCTCACCGTCGCCTCCGTGGTCTCCGACGCCCGGGACCTGGGGATCCGGGTCGCGGCCCGCGGCAGCGGCGCCGGGTCGATGGTCAACTACGCGCTGGGCATCTCCAACGTCGACCCGCTCGAACACCATCTGGTCTTCGAACGGTTCATGTCGCTGCGCCGCCACTCCCTGCCGGACATCGACCTCGACACCGAGTCGGCCCGCCGGCTCGACGTCTACCGCGCGGTGATCGGCCGCTTCGGCCCCGCGCGGATCGCGACCGTCGCGATGCCGGAGACGTACCGCGCCCGGCACGCGATCCGGGACACCGGGGCCGCGCTGTCCCTGCCGCCCTGGGAGATCGACCGGCTGGCGAAGTCGTTTCCGCACATCCGGGCCCGCGATGTGCGGGGGGCGCTGGCCGAACTGCCGGAACTGCGGGAGGTCGCCGCCCACGCGGACCGGTACGGCCCGCTGTGGGAGCTGGTCGAGGCGCTGGACGGGCTGCCGCGCGGGGTGGCGATGCACCCGTGCGGCGTCCTGCTGTCGAACGCGTCCCTGCTGGACCGCACCCCGGTGATGCCGACCAGCGGTGAGGCGTTCCCGATGAGCCAGTTCGACAAGGAGGACGTCGAGGCGATGGGCCTGCTGAAGCTCGACATCCTCGGCGTGCGCATGTGGTCGGCGATGGCGCACGCCACCGCCGAGATCCGGCGGGCCACCGGCCGGGACATCGACCTGGAGGACCGCGCCCAGGTGCCGCCGGACGACCCGGCGGCGTTCGAGCTGATCCGCGCCTCGGACACCCTCGGCATGTTCCAGCTGGAATCGCCCGGCCAGCGCGACCTGCTGGCCAGGCTGCAGCCGACCACCGTCGACGACATCGTCGCCGACATCAGCCTGTTCCGTCCCGGACCGGTCGCCGGGGGCATGCCGGAGCAGTACATCGCCGCGCGGCACAGCACCCGGCCGCCGCGGTATCCGCACCGGGACCTGGAGCCGGTGCTCCGGGACACCTTCGGGGTGACGATCTGGCACGAGCAGATCATCGGCATCATCGCCGCGCTGACCCGCTGTGAGCCCGACCTGGCGGAGGAGGCGCGGCGCTGTCTGGCCGACCCCGTCCGGCGGCCGAAGGTGCGGAAGTGGTTCCACCGCGAAGCGGCGGCGCACGGCTACGCGCCGGCGGTGCTGGCCGAGGTCTGGGGGATCCTGGAGGCGTTCGGCGCCTACGGTTTCGCGCGCGCCCACGCCGCCGCGTTCGCCGTTCCTGCGCTGCAGTCGGCGTGGCTGAAGGCGCACTTCGCGGCGGCGCTCTACGCCGGGCTGCTGGAACACGATCCGGGGATGTGGCCGAAGCGGGTGATCCTGGCGGACGCGCGCCGGCACGGTGTGCCGATCCTGCCGCTGGACGTGAACGCGTCGCGCTCCGCCTATGTAATCGAACTGGAGTCTGATAAGTGGGGGTTGCGGCTCGCCCTCTCCGAAGTGCGCGGCATGTCGGAGGCCGAGGCCGGACGGATCGAGGCCGGGCAGCCCTACTCCTCGCCGGCGGACCTGTGGGAGCGGGCGAGGCCGTCCCGTCCGGTGCTGGAACGCCTCGTCCAGGTGGGAGCGCTCGACCCGCTGGCCGCCGGGCTCACCCGCCGCGACCTGCTGCTCCAGGTCTCCGAACTGCACCGGCAGGGGCGCGCCGCCGTACCCGGCGGACAACTCGCGCTCGCCGCGCAGGAGTCCGCGGTCCCGGCCGGCCTGCCCGACATGAACGCCGGTGAGCGGACCGGCGCCGAACTGGAGGTGCTGGGCATGGACACCACCCAGCATCTGATGGAGCATCACCACGCGCTGCTGGAGGAACTGGACACGACGCCGGCCCGGCGGCTGCACGAGGTGCGGCACGGCGAGACCGTGCTCGTCGCGGGCATCAGGGCCTCCACCCAGACACCGCCGATCGCGTCCGGGAAACGGATCATCTTCGTGACGCTCGACGACGGGTCGGGCCTCGTGGACCTGGCGTTCTTCGAGGACAGCCACCAGCAGGCCGCGCACACGGTGTTCCACTCCGGCCTGCTGCTGGTCCGCGGCACCCTCCAGCGGCGGGGGAAACGCGCCTTCAGCGTCGTCGGCTCCGCCGCCTGGGACCTCGCGGAACTCGCCGACCTGCACCAGGACGGCGGCCTCGCGGCGGTCGCCGCCCGTCTCGCGGAGCCGGCGGCCGGACCAGTGGCCGATTCGACGGCTGATGCGGCCGCCGGGTCGACCGCGGACCCGGGCGCACGCCCCGGCGCGGACGCGGCCGATCCGGTCGGCGGCCGGCGCATCCGGCACGAGACGGGCGCCGAGCTGCACCCCTGGGCCGACCTCCAGCCGCCCGGCGACCGCACCGCCCCCAGCAGAAAGCTGTGGCACTCCAGCCAGGGGAGCGCAGGATGA
- a CDS encoding GNAT family N-acetyltransferase produces the protein MDIRDERAVGRLGAWAGDELIGRINYFVLEDDGTGGGSALVAVHTVVEPGHQGEGIAGALAGALYELAAAEGRAVVPLCPYVAAWSVKHSDLAPEPDPALAARAQERLLADPDLW, from the coding sequence ATGGACATTCGTGACGAGCGGGCGGTGGGCCGCCTGGGGGCATGGGCCGGGGACGAACTGATCGGCCGGATCAACTATTTCGTGCTGGAGGACGACGGGACCGGTGGCGGGAGCGCACTGGTCGCCGTGCACACGGTGGTCGAGCCGGGGCACCAGGGGGAGGGCATCGCGGGCGCGCTCGCCGGGGCGCTGTACGAGCTGGCCGCCGCGGAGGGCCGGGCCGTCGTACCGCTGTGCCCGTACGTGGCGGCCTGGTCCGTCAAGCACTCCGACCTGGCCCCGGAGCCGGATCCCGCGCTGGCGGCCCGCGCGCAGGAGCGGCTCCTGGCCGATCCCGACCTGTGGTGA